Proteins found in one Cloacibacillus sp. genomic segment:
- a CDS encoding response regulator: MKKILIVDDAVFMRSVIRGILEKGGYTDFCEAEDGVAAFERFQEYGPDLTILDITMPRQDGIVTLKQIMAESPQACVIMCSAIGQEQQIVKAVQLGAKDYIVKPFMPENMLRVVQRHLNGEDEE, from the coding sequence GTGAAGAAGATTCTTATTGTAGACGACGCGGTTTTTATGAGGAGCGTTATCCGCGGCATCCTTGAGAAGGGCGGCTATACAGATTTCTGCGAGGCGGAAGACGGCGTCGCAGCCTTTGAACGCTTTCAGGAATACGGGCCGGACCTCACCATTTTAGATATTACGATGCCGCGGCAGGACGGCATAGTCACGCTGAAGCAGATAATGGCTGAATCGCCCCAGGCCTGCGTCATCATGTGCTCCGCTATCGGACAGGAACAGCAGATAGTAAAGGCCGTTCAGTTGGGAGCGAAGGATTACATCGTGAAGCCTTTCATGCCGGAGAACATGCTCCGCGTTGTGCAGCGTCACTTGAATGGCGAAGATGAAGAATAA
- a CDS encoding chemotaxis protein CheA, with protein MADNGAFNEQFLDLFIFETGKYLDEVDGILLSNERKKSFTEENINDLFRVTHTIKSTAAMMGYDILSSFSHKLEDLFSAIRAMGSRAGGLDEKLFDLLFNSLEAMRQELKRSPGVEDGSESFEGLTLEIARITDAMSAETKKPQNADGGAALASLRVTLEPGCAMAGIRAFIICTQLRQICPELTSDPEDMENRPETADEILKNGFTVTFPAEHLEKMMRKASSELYVQRVENVERAENACADTDAALAREPAPSDGKSEAQRAPEEEKPAPPASQPAPSQPASPPPAQEEPSSSSSDVSQPEASSDKMINVYLSKLDKLQDITGELVIAESIAESAVLSCEGLSENAAAAITRLKKLTDVMRSVIMSLRMTQLSDLFRKMHRVTRDTARKLGKEVEFEADGTDNAADKRIIDELSDVLSHVVRNAITHGIESAEERAAMGKPAVGHIKMTARNTGNGIIITIADDGRGISLPLVIEAARRKGLPLKETANYTSGEILQLLMTSGLSTNQSVDQYSGRGVGLDAVRVAVKKLRGTITLETEEGRGTCFTISIPQTLAIMDCIKLEAAGSLYMLPVSDIYKIVVPENKNLLTLPDGTQRLLFKGFTIPLLRLDLLFGLPRGEQDFERGIIIVIEGEENACAVYADRLTGQQRAVIKPMPRFLRYFNTEQTGISGCTILGDGSISLIIDAEAMLARAEEMML; from the coding sequence ATGGCGGACAACGGAGCTTTCAACGAGCAGTTTTTAGACCTCTTTATCTTTGAGACGGGGAAGTACCTTGACGAAGTCGACGGGATACTGCTCTCTAACGAAAGAAAAAAGAGCTTTACGGAAGAAAACATAAACGACCTCTTCCGCGTAACGCACACTATAAAGAGCACCGCGGCCATGATGGGCTACGACATCCTTTCGTCGTTCTCTCACAAGCTGGAGGATCTTTTTTCAGCGATACGTGCGATGGGCAGCCGCGCGGGCGGCCTTGACGAAAAGCTCTTCGACCTCCTCTTCAACTCGCTGGAGGCGATGCGTCAGGAGCTGAAGCGTTCGCCCGGCGTGGAAGACGGCTCTGAGAGCTTTGAAGGGCTTACGCTTGAAATAGCGCGCATTACCGACGCGATGAGCGCGGAGACGAAAAAGCCGCAAAACGCGGACGGCGGCGCGGCCCTTGCCTCCCTCCGCGTCACGCTCGAGCCTGGCTGCGCAATGGCCGGCATCCGCGCCTTTATAATCTGCACGCAGCTGCGCCAGATATGCCCGGAGCTGACAAGCGACCCGGAAGATATGGAAAACCGGCCGGAGACGGCGGATGAGATATTAAAAAACGGCTTCACTGTGACCTTCCCTGCGGAACATCTTGAGAAGATGATGCGCAAGGCCTCGTCGGAGCTTTATGTACAGCGCGTAGAAAACGTGGAACGCGCAGAAAACGCCTGCGCCGATACGGACGCGGCGCTTGCGCGGGAGCCCGCTCCATCCGATGGGAAATCTGAGGCGCAGCGGGCGCCCGAGGAAGAGAAGCCCGCGCCGCCTGCCTCGCAGCCCGCGCCTTCACAGCCGGCCTCTCCGCCTCCCGCGCAGGAGGAGCCGTCCTCCTCGTCTTCTGACGTCTCGCAGCCGGAGGCTTCGTCGGACAAAATGATAAACGTCTACCTCTCAAAGCTGGACAAGCTTCAGGACATAACGGGAGAGCTTGTCATAGCGGAGTCCATCGCTGAGAGCGCCGTGCTCTCGTGCGAGGGGCTCTCGGAGAACGCGGCGGCCGCCATCACGAGGCTCAAAAAACTGACGGACGTCATGCGCTCCGTCATAATGTCGCTGCGCATGACGCAGCTCTCCGACCTTTTTCGCAAGATGCACAGGGTGACGCGCGACACGGCGCGTAAGCTTGGCAAAGAGGTGGAGTTTGAGGCGGACGGCACGGACAACGCCGCGGACAAGCGCATCATCGACGAGCTGAGCGACGTGCTTTCACACGTCGTACGCAACGCCATCACGCACGGCATCGAAAGCGCGGAGGAACGCGCCGCGATGGGCAAGCCGGCTGTGGGACATATAAAAATGACGGCGCGCAACACCGGAAACGGAATAATAATCACCATAGCCGACGACGGGCGCGGCATCTCCCTGCCGCTCGTCATAGAGGCGGCGCGCAGAAAAGGGCTGCCCCTCAAAGAGACGGCCAACTACACAAGCGGCGAGATATTGCAGCTCCTCATGACCTCCGGCCTCTCTACGAACCAGAGCGTAGACCAGTATTCAGGCCGCGGCGTAGGGCTTGACGCCGTAAGGGTCGCGGTAAAAAAACTGCGCGGCACCATAACGCTAGAGACGGAGGAGGGGCGCGGCACCTGCTTCACCATCAGCATACCGCAGACTCTCGCGATAATGGACTGCATCAAACTTGAAGCCGCGGGCAGCCTCTATATGCTGCCTGTCTCGGACATCTATAAAATAGTCGTGCCCGAAAATAAAAATCTTCTGACGCTGCCGGACGGCACGCAGCGGCTGCTCTTTAAGGGATTCACCATACCGCTTCTGCGGCTGGACCTCCTCTTCGGCCTTCCGCGCGGCGAACAGGACTTTGAGCGCGGAATAATCATAGTGATCGAAGGCGAAGAAAACGCCTGCGCCGTCTACGCGGACAGGCTGACGGGCCAGCAGCGCGCCGTCATAAAGCCTATGCCGCGCTTTCTGCGCTATTTCAACACGGAACAGACGGGCATCTCTGGCTGCACCATTTTAGGCGACGGCAGCATAAGCCTCATAATCGACGCAGAGGCGATGCTTGCAAGAGCGGAGGAGATGATGCTGTGA
- a CDS encoding chemotaxis protein CheW → MGFFSKTQTESAPEVQCVSYITFKCGGQVYGIPLEFFLEITAVPEISKLPDTSGVTAGVIEHKGSACVVTDMSMKLLGRPARVTDRSCVLILSENGAKRGCLAEEPGEIIKVPASGIDKETTEGFRLCRFGGRNILLPEKNIYLS, encoded by the coding sequence ATGGGCTTTTTCAGTAAGACACAGACGGAAAGCGCGCCTGAGGTGCAGTGTGTAAGCTATATCACCTTTAAATGCGGAGGCCAGGTGTACGGCATACCTCTTGAGTTTTTCCTGGAGATAACCGCCGTGCCCGAAATATCCAAACTGCCCGACACAAGCGGAGTGACGGCGGGCGTTATCGAGCACAAAGGAAGCGCCTGCGTGGTGACGGACATGTCGATGAAACTGCTGGGGCGTCCGGCGCGCGTCACTGATAGAAGCTGTGTTTTGATATTGTCCGAAAACGGAGCAAAGCGGGGCTGCCTCGCGGAGGAGCCTGGCGAAATAATCAAGGTCCCGGCGAGCGGCATTGATAAAGAAACTACGGAGGGGTTCCGCCTCTGCCGTTTTGGCGGCAGAAACATTCTGCTGCCTGAGAAAAATATTTATTTGTCATAG
- a CDS encoding methyl-accepting chemotaxis protein gives MRHGKEKFKASTIMTLCTLATIVLVVLGIVGAVNCLQQYKKMTTDINSLTRLRNTIKDFLYVNYEQRNNTQLFALTLKPKYRNRWFDMDRQGDRARIANELRSVGLDSKENALLTEVLRLAALAAEEQEKALRVDEKSGVDLSSAAMVSGRVVNQQAYDELTRAAAEIIGTDRYQSQQEQLFDAFTKLQESMLKRVLGGLAASQNVMKQWLLFEIAILVALLLMVLIVHCAVRRRMITPMQVIEKHFAKITEGDLHTRITLNEDNTETGQLVAAANKMQDMFSRYIKEVEVVLHELSRGNLNQSVSDDFIGDFVKIRESLSQIITSYKASFAEINNAAFEVSNGSEQIAMSSQSLSEGATEQASTIQELTANVNEVTARISETAENAEGVKGAAIEMTTVIKNGSQSLSKLVQAMKDLNKYSSDIYKIVKTIDNIAFQTNILALNASVEAARAEQNGASFSVVADEVRALAAQSAKSAQATAQLIEDTLNTIKEGGEIASATEDVLSTIVDRSENVQHLVTKITEAMESDSVAVQQALSSLEQLSSIVQANSASAEETAAASEEISAQAAAMMDLVKKFS, from the coding sequence ATGAGACATGGCAAGGAAAAGTTCAAGGCGTCGACGATCATGACGCTGTGTACGCTGGCGACCATAGTGCTCGTTGTTCTTGGCATTGTTGGGGCGGTCAACTGTCTGCAGCAATATAAGAAGATGACGACCGACATCAACAGTCTGACGCGACTTCGCAACACTATCAAGGATTTTCTTTATGTAAACTACGAACAGCGCAACAACACGCAGCTCTTCGCGCTGACGCTGAAACCGAAATACCGCAACAGATGGTTTGATATGGATCGGCAGGGCGACAGGGCGCGTATAGCGAACGAACTGCGCAGCGTAGGCCTCGACTCGAAAGAAAACGCGCTGCTTACCGAGGTGCTGCGTCTGGCGGCGCTTGCCGCCGAGGAACAGGAAAAGGCGCTCCGCGTCGACGAAAAAAGCGGCGTCGACCTCTCGTCTGCGGCTATGGTGTCAGGCCGCGTCGTAAACCAGCAGGCCTACGACGAGCTTACTCGCGCCGCGGCGGAGATAATCGGCACAGACCGTTATCAGTCGCAGCAGGAACAGCTTTTCGACGCCTTTACGAAGCTTCAGGAATCTATGTTAAAGCGCGTGCTGGGCGGACTTGCGGCGTCGCAGAACGTGATGAAGCAGTGGCTGCTCTTTGAAATAGCGATACTTGTAGCGCTTCTGCTCATGGTGCTCATTGTGCATTGCGCGGTCAGAAGACGCATGATCACTCCAATGCAGGTTATCGAAAAACATTTCGCAAAAATAACGGAGGGCGACCTCCACACGCGCATCACGCTGAACGAGGACAATACTGAGACGGGGCAGCTCGTGGCCGCCGCCAACAAAATGCAGGACATGTTCAGCCGGTATATCAAAGAGGTGGAGGTCGTGCTGCATGAACTTTCGCGCGGAAACCTCAACCAGAGCGTGAGCGACGATTTTATCGGCGATTTCGTGAAGATAAGGGAATCTCTGTCTCAGATAATCACCTCGTACAAAGCAAGCTTCGCTGAGATAAACAACGCGGCGTTCGAGGTATCAAACGGTTCTGAACAGATAGCGATGAGCTCTCAGTCGCTTTCGGAGGGCGCCACGGAACAGGCGAGCACCATCCAGGAGCTTACCGCGAACGTAAACGAAGTTACCGCCAGAATAAGCGAGACGGCGGAGAACGCGGAGGGCGTAAAGGGCGCGGCTATCGAGATGACTACGGTCATCAAAAACGGCAGCCAGTCGCTTTCAAAGCTCGTACAGGCCATGAAAGACCTCAACAAATACTCGTCGGACATATATAAAATAGTCAAGACGATAGACAACATCGCCTTCCAGACCAACATCCTGGCGCTCAACGCCTCAGTCGAGGCGGCGCGCGCCGAGCAGAACGGAGCCAGCTTCTCCGTCGTAGCCGACGAGGTGAGGGCGCTTGCGGCGCAGAGCGCGAAATCCGCGCAGGCGACGGCGCAGCTCATCGAAGACACTCTCAATACGATAAAAGAGGGCGGCGAGATAGCCTCTGCTACGGAAGACGTGCTCAGCACCATCGTAGACCGGTCGGAGAACGTGCAGCACCTTGTCACGAAGATAACCGAGGCTATGGAATCGGATTCTGTCGCAGTTCAGCAGGCTCTGTCGAGCCTTGAACAGCTTTCGTCGATAGTGCAGGCCAACTCCGCAAGCGCGGAGGAGACGGCCGCCGCCTCCGAGGAGATCTCGGCGCAGGCCGCGGCGATGATGGACCTTGTCAAAAAATTCAGCTGA
- a CDS encoding chemotaxis protein CheC, with amino-acid sequence MAKMKNNDARPESIDDFKNDVLKEIGNIGSGHVLTALSAFTNKEFSLCVPEVEFLDYDELPARLGSSEELRVSVALKISGDISGMFMFLADRELAGALLESVGLAADTRDEAWEVSVMQDSALKEIGNIISNSYINAICELTGLDMTVSVPAMAVDMLGSLLVLPIIHFAVTDSKILYVHSAFRINGENYNGNVILFPDYSSMETLLGAIAKY; translated from the coding sequence ATGGCGAAGATGAAGAATAACGACGCGCGTCCCGAATCTATTGATGATTTTAAAAACGATGTGCTGAAAGAGATAGGCAACATCGGCTCCGGCCATGTGCTGACGGCGCTTTCCGCTTTCACGAACAAAGAATTTTCCCTCTGCGTGCCGGAGGTCGAATTTCTTGATTACGACGAACTTCCAGCGAGGCTGGGGTCGTCGGAGGAGCTACGCGTCAGCGTCGCGCTTAAAATTTCGGGCGACATAAGCGGCATGTTCATGTTCCTCGCCGACCGAGAGCTTGCTGGGGCGCTTCTTGAATCGGTCGGGCTTGCCGCCGACACGCGGGACGAGGCGTGGGAGGTGAGCGTCATGCAGGACTCGGCGCTGAAAGAGATCGGAAATATAATCTCAAACTCCTACATCAACGCTATATGCGAACTGACGGGGCTTGATATGACAGTCTCCGTGCCGGCGATGGCCGTCGATATGCTGGGTTCCCTGCTTGTGCTGCCCATCATCCACTTTGCGGTGACAGATTCAAAAATACTCTATGTGCACAGCGCCTTTCGCATCAACGGAGAGAACTATAACGGAAACGTCATACTCTTTCCCGACTACTCCTCTATGGAGACGCTGCTCGGAGCCATCGCGAAGTATTGA
- a CDS encoding chemotaxis protein CheW, producing MKNSQNEALVFDLSGRSFAAELRYIVETVQALPITGVPMLPRYILGVSNLRGNIIPVIDLEDFFKEKAGQARDVQKEREGNSCVIVLRCEESIFAVLADNVLRVEETKKNLLNEGAAQSRGSGFEKYVKASLSDGDGVIFVLDIAKIFEEMTGESLETD from the coding sequence ATGAAAAACAGCCAGAACGAAGCGCTAGTCTTCGACCTTTCCGGGCGCAGCTTCGCGGCGGAGCTGCGGTATATCGTTGAGACGGTGCAGGCGCTTCCGATAACGGGCGTCCCTATGCTTCCGCGCTATATTCTCGGAGTGTCGAACCTGCGCGGCAACATCATCCCGGTAATAGACCTTGAAGATTTTTTTAAGGAAAAGGCGGGACAGGCGCGGGACGTGCAAAAGGAACGCGAAGGAAACAGCTGCGTAATAGTGCTGCGCTGCGAAGAATCTATCTTCGCCGTGCTCGCCGACAACGTGCTGAGAGTGGAAGAGACGAAAAAAAATCTCCTGAACGAAGGCGCGGCTCAGTCCAGAGGAAGCGGCTTTGAAAAATATGTAAAGGCCTCGCTCTCAGACGGCGACGGCGTTATCTTCGTGCTGGACATCGCAAAGATATTTGAAGAGATGACCGGCGAAAGCTTGGAGACAGACTAA
- a CDS encoding chemotaxis protein CheD, which translates to MDIVQKFYVGIAQHKVVAEPALLVCSALGSCVAVCLYDPFARVAGVVHILLPDARHTLKRENPDKFADAGVESLVAEMAGMGAHKKRLRAKIAGGACLFDFGPRGSSSDTEITAAASIGDRNVEAVKAVLALLGIPIVAEDVGERYGRSVYFNSDGGAMRVKSVKSGEKEL; encoded by the coding sequence ATGGATATCGTCCAGAAATTTTATGTAGGCATAGCGCAGCATAAGGTTGTCGCGGAGCCGGCGCTTCTTGTATGCAGCGCGCTTGGCTCCTGCGTCGCGGTCTGCCTCTACGATCCGTTTGCGCGTGTGGCAGGCGTCGTCCATATACTTCTGCCGGACGCGCGGCACACTTTGAAGCGTGAGAACCCGGATAAATTCGCGGACGCCGGCGTCGAAAGCCTCGTAGCAGAGATGGCCGGCATGGGAGCGCACAAAAAAAGACTGCGCGCAAAAATTGCGGGCGGCGCCTGCCTCTTTGACTTTGGCCCGCGCGGCTCTTCTTCCGATACGGAAATCACAGCCGCAGCCTCGATAGGGGACAGAAATGTAGAGGCGGTCAAAGCTGTGCTGGCTCTGCTCGGCATTCCCATCGTCGCGGAGGACGTCGGGGAAAGATACGGCCGCTCCGTCTATTTTAATTCGGACGGCGGCGCAATGAGGGTAAAAAGCGTAAAATCAGGAGAAAAGGAACTATAG
- a CDS encoding CheB methylesterase domain-containing protein encodes MSVSEIRLFILERSPKMMIRLLSFFESKLDIRVVEANQDVNAFLSEAGSFEMKTLMGRLSPDVIIVDLCEPIKHDLIILAKIREMSFVPVIAFTSLDLTRKEVAEMGFYSVVHRPAHDDENDLAPFNRMLYHIRNAAYLNAAKSALSADRKGAVLTQPAHRRSSFTSSIRLVAIGASAGGTEALMKLVSGFPEDMPCVLIVQHITKGFAGIFAEHLSKKGPIPARVAFDGAPIQPNIIYVAPDDAHMRVERCGIQYTIRCTSEEKISGHRPSIDAMFSSVAASVGRFAIGVILTGMGKDGACGLLEMRQAGAATIGQDEATSLIYGMPKAAYTLGAVEKQLPLGDIAGEISDKISK; translated from the coding sequence ATGAGCGTTAGCGAGATACGCCTCTTTATTTTAGAACGTTCTCCCAAGATGATGATACGGCTTCTTTCGTTTTTTGAGAGCAAGCTCGATATCCGCGTTGTGGAGGCAAATCAGGATGTCAACGCTTTTTTGAGCGAGGCTGGCAGTTTTGAGATGAAAACGCTGATGGGCCGTCTCAGCCCGGACGTCATAATTGTGGACCTGTGCGAGCCTATAAAGCACGATTTGATAATACTGGCCAAGATAAGGGAGATGTCCTTCGTGCCAGTCATCGCCTTTACGTCGCTCGACCTCACGCGCAAGGAGGTTGCTGAGATGGGCTTCTATTCCGTCGTGCACAGGCCGGCGCACGACGATGAGAACGACCTCGCGCCGTTTAACAGGATGCTCTACCACATAAGAAACGCCGCGTATTTGAACGCAGCGAAGAGCGCGCTTTCCGCGGATAGAAAAGGCGCCGTTTTAACGCAGCCGGCTCATCGAAGGTCCTCTTTTACCAGCTCGATACGGCTCGTCGCGATAGGGGCGTCGGCCGGAGGCACAGAGGCGCTTATGAAGCTCGTTTCCGGTTTTCCCGAAGATATGCCGTGCGTGCTCATCGTGCAGCACATCACGAAAGGCTTTGCCGGGATATTCGCTGAGCACCTTTCTAAAAAGGGTCCCATTCCCGCGCGCGTCGCCTTTGACGGAGCGCCCATCCAGCCAAATATCATCTATGTAGCGCCCGACGACGCTCACATGCGTGTGGAGCGCTGCGGCATACAGTACACCATCAGGTGTACGTCGGAGGAAAAAATTTCTGGGCATCGTCCCTCCATCGACGCTATGTTCAGCTCCGTCGCGGCGAGCGTGGGACGTTTTGCAATCGGGGTCATACTCACCGGAATGGGAAAGGACGGCGCGTGCGGACTGCTTGAAATGCGCCAGGCGGGCGCGGCTACGATAGGGCAGGACGAAGCGACATCGCTCATATACGGAATGCCCAAAGCGGCCTATACGCTCGGCGCGGTCGAAAAACAGCTTCCGTTGGGCGATATAGCGGGAGAGATAAGCGATAAAATTTCCAAATAA
- a CDS encoding response regulator gives MSKYNMLIADDSELNRAVLHKIFAPEYNISDVSDGSEAMEYIIKNGKTLNVVLLDIYMPKADGFEVLKAMAQRKLLDTVPVVIITGYGNPENEELCLEMGACDIINKPFNAGTIVRRVRNVVQACQHRNKLKEIALSLENKLQRSLVNIIDTLSTIIEYRNLESGQHIVRTRLYTKILLREVAAVNPAYGLTDEKIAAISSAAALHDVGKIVIPDAILNKPGRLTPDEFEIMKTHAAEGSAIVGHLGNDHHEEYLRYAHEIALCHHERWDGGGYPCGLAGGAIPLSAQVTGVVDVYDALTTKRVYKPAYSHDKAVEMIVNGECGVFSAEMMDCFLSAAPKFKVLGDRYSDDAEENRLEVPANNLNALWEASEGDAADISCGACFNDALDKYGELFFRVDIPKGRVYFSNQDITSFSAAFSLSFEELDEILAPNVHSDDLYSIKKQTMLIESGIGCDALVFRWHNGGGAFKTVREETHIYKDSKGTGRYALGVLSVTNECRGGV, from the coding sequence ATGTCAAAATACAACATGCTGATTGCCGATGATTCTGAACTGAACAGGGCCGTTCTGCATAAAATATTTGCGCCGGAATACAATATTTCCGATGTCTCTGACGGTTCTGAAGCAATGGAATATATCATAAAAAACGGAAAGACTCTGAACGTCGTGCTGCTGGATATTTATATGCCCAAGGCCGACGGTTTTGAGGTGCTGAAGGCGATGGCGCAGAGGAAGCTGCTCGATACCGTGCCGGTCGTCATAATAACGGGCTACGGCAATCCTGAAAACGAGGAGCTGTGCCTTGAGATGGGCGCCTGCGATATCATCAACAAGCCCTTCAACGCTGGGACGATAGTCCGGCGCGTGCGCAACGTCGTCCAGGCGTGCCAGCACAGGAACAAATTAAAGGAGATAGCGCTCAGCCTTGAAAACAAGCTTCAGCGCAGCTTAGTCAATATCATAGATACTCTTTCCACCATCATTGAATACCGTAATCTTGAATCGGGCCAGCACATCGTGAGGACAAGGCTTTATACAAAGATACTGCTGCGCGAGGTGGCCGCGGTAAATCCGGCCTACGGGCTGACGGACGAAAAGATAGCGGCCATATCAAGCGCCGCCGCGCTTCACGACGTAGGCAAGATAGTCATACCTGACGCCATCCTCAACAAACCTGGCAGGCTGACGCCGGATGAATTTGAGATAATGAAGACGCACGCGGCCGAGGGCAGCGCGATAGTCGGCCATCTTGGCAACGACCACCATGAGGAATATCTGCGCTATGCGCATGAAATAGCGCTCTGCCATCACGAAAGATGGGACGGAGGCGGTTACCCCTGCGGGCTTGCGGGAGGCGCGATACCTCTTTCCGCGCAGGTGACGGGCGTAGTCGACGTTTACGACGCGCTTACGACAAAACGCGTCTACAAGCCGGCCTACTCCCACGATAAAGCTGTGGAGATGATAGTAAACGGCGAATGCGGAGTTTTTTCGGCTGAGATGATGGATTGTTTTCTAAGCGCCGCGCCAAAATTCAAGGTGCTCGGCGACCGCTACAGCGACGACGCGGAGGAAAACAGGCTTGAGGTGCCTGCGAACAATCTCAACGCGCTGTGGGAGGCGTCTGAGGGCGACGCGGCGGATATCTCCTGCGGCGCCTGTTTCAACGATGCGCTCGACAAATACGGAGAACTGTTTTTCAGAGTCGATATACCAAAAGGGCGCGTGTACTTCAGCAACCAGGACATAACGTCTTTTTCGGCCGCCTTTTCGCTCTCTTTTGAGGAACTGGATGAGATTCTTGCGCCGAACGTGCATTCCGACGACCTGTATAGTATAAAAAAACAGACGATGCTCATTGAAAGCGGAATAGGATGCGACGCTCTCGTCTTTAGATGGCATAACGGCGGCGGAGCTTTTAAAACGGTGCGGGAAGAGACGCATATATATAAGGACTCTAAAGGAACCGGCAGATACGCGCTCGGCGTGCTGAGCGTCACAAACGAATGTAGAGGTGGAGTTTAA
- the miaB gene encoding tRNA (N6-isopentenyl adenosine(37)-C2)-methylthiotransferase MiaB: MTGCRTWQVQRKTDIIAFVKPFEGDSYLHKFAIKVFGCQMNSYDGDRLRTAMLHQNWRECAEEEADVVIMVTCSIREKAEQKAASEIGRCDVQRRKRGGPAVVLVGCMAQRIGREMAKKFPCVKLVFGPRHLGLVPQAIAEMTDDAPARFFMDDDPRALLDLEVIPTARTNPFKAFVTISYGCDRFCSYCIVPFVRGRLQSRAPEEILKETRMLIDGGVKEITLLGQNVDAYGKDFTNGYGFASLLKDTANQDGLMRLRFATSHPKDFDEDILEVMRERADICRAINLPVQAGSDEILRQMNRGYTSGQYLALVDKIRAALPDVSLTTDLIVGFPGETDDDFRASCRMLEEVKFDIVHTAAYSPREGTRAAMMDGQIESRVKAARLNEINGIQARIARNSNEQYVGQRFEMLADGFAPRGEGKIQGRTMTDKVVIIDGDQSDFGRLIPVVVTRASHWSLEGERSDV; the protein is encoded by the coding sequence ATGACAGGCTGCCGCACGTGGCAAGTTCAAAGAAAAACAGATATAATTGCCTTCGTAAAACCATTTGAAGGGGATAGTTATTTGCATAAATTTGCGATAAAAGTTTTTGGTTGTCAGATGAATTCATACGACGGAGACAGGCTGCGCACCGCGATGCTGCATCAGAACTGGCGGGAGTGCGCGGAGGAAGAGGCAGACGTCGTCATAATGGTGACGTGCAGCATCCGCGAGAAGGCGGAGCAGAAGGCGGCAAGCGAGATAGGGCGCTGCGACGTCCAGCGGCGCAAAAGGGGCGGCCCCGCCGTCGTGCTCGTAGGCTGCATGGCGCAGCGCATAGGACGCGAGATGGCGAAAAAGTTTCCATGCGTCAAGCTCGTCTTTGGGCCGCGCCATCTTGGGCTCGTGCCGCAGGCGATAGCAGAGATGACCGACGACGCTCCAGCGCGCTTTTTCATGGACGACGACCCGCGCGCGCTGCTTGACCTCGAGGTCATCCCGACGGCGCGCACAAATCCGTTCAAGGCCTTCGTCACTATAAGCTACGGCTGCGACCGTTTCTGCTCCTACTGCATCGTGCCGTTCGTGCGCGGACGGCTTCAGTCCCGTGCGCCGGAGGAGATACTCAAAGAGACGCGGATGCTGATAGACGGAGGCGTGAAGGAGATAACCCTGCTTGGGCAGAACGTAGACGCCTACGGCAAAGACTTCACTAACGGATACGGCTTCGCCTCTTTGCTTAAAGACACGGCAAATCAGGATGGACTGATGAGGCTGCGCTTCGCCACGTCGCACCCGAAGGATTTTGACGAGGACATCTTGGAGGTCATGCGCGAAAGGGCCGACATCTGCCGCGCGATAAACCTCCCAGTGCAGGCGGGAAGCGACGAAATACTGCGCCAGATGAACAGGGGCTACACATCAGGCCAGTACCTGGCTCTTGTGGACAAGATACGCGCCGCGCTGCCGGACGTCAGCCTCACGACGGATCTCATCGTAGGCTTCCCCGGCGAGACTGATGACGACTTCCGCGCCTCATGCCGGATGCTCGAAGAGGTGAAGTTCGACATAGTGCACACCGCGGCCTATTCTCCGCGCGAAGGCACGCGGGCCGCGATGATGGACGGGCAGATAGAAAGCCGCGTGAAGGCAGCGAGGCTCAACGAGATAAACGGGATACAGGCGCGCATAGCGAGAAACTCAAACGAACAATACGTCGGGCAGCGCTTTGAGATGCTGGCGGACGGCTTTGCGCCGCGCGGAGAGGGCAAGATACAGGGACGCACCATGACGGACAAAGTCGTCATAATAGACGGCGATCAGTCGGACTTCGGGCGTCTTATCCCCGTGGTCGTGACGCGCGCGAGCCACTGGTCGCTAGAGGGAGAAAGGAGCGACGTCTGA